In one Silene latifolia isolate original U9 population chromosome 10, ASM4854445v1, whole genome shotgun sequence genomic region, the following are encoded:
- the LOC141608156 gene encoding protein FAR-RED IMPAIRED RESPONSE 1-like, whose product MDTTPVPDISNWINTIHDQSLTHGEEIPADNTPIIAMQFKSEKDAYDFYNEYARRIGFGIHREYRNLSKKDGILTSRRFSCHKKGERGVDKRDYLTKDGRAETRTGCQAHMSISLDREVGNRQVTFTCIDVYEKEDEFLRAWDALLVQHGLPTKSWLETIFEVKEKWAWAYVISAFTPGMRSTQLSENLNSHLKSHLKSDLNLVEFFTHFERVVNAKRYNESKAEYDSIHKLPRLKMEKALMLIQAGNLYTPKIFEEFQEDYEEFLGAYIQDHKEDQLMHIYTVANINKTKEQIVVSNALKQTVYCDCRKFETHGILCSHALNVLDIMNIKLIPDHYILKRWTRDARRGLRHDGNEKLKEVDMTTHFTSRYRELCPRIGSLVNRACESHETYTFMSKVCEESMKIVEQMLAKRQCVGEEVTKTCHVSISMTNEDPGKALDTIDYSSAKGIKKKECPYKKKRSRPKTLLEKSNRKANVKPKQRRKNSMIYYLDSFVDF is encoded by the exons ATGGACACTACACCAGTCCCAGATATATCAAACTGGATAAATACAATCCATGATCAATCGCTGACTCATGGCGAAGAAATTCCTGCCGACAATACTCCAATAATAGCCATGCAATTCAAGAGTGAAAAAGATGCATATGACTTTTACAATGAATATGCAAGGAGAATAGGCTTCGGTATTCATAGAGAGTATCGAAATTTAAGCAAAAAAGATGGAATTTTGACTTCAAGAAGGTTTTCTTGTCACAAAAAAGGTGAACGTGGTGTCGATAAAAGAGACTACTTAACGAAAGATGGTAGGGCTGAAACAAGAACAGGATGCCAAGCACATATGTCTATTTCTCTTGATCGGGAAGTGGGCAA CCGGCAAGTTACGTTCACATGTATTGATGTCTATGAGAAGGAGGATGAATTTTTACGTGCTTGGGATGCTTTACTTGTGCAACATGGTTTACCCACTAAATCTTGGCTAGAGACTATTTTTGAAGTGAAGGAAAAGTGGGCATGGGCTTATGTTATCAGTGCATTTACACCAGGTATGCGATCAACCCAACTAAGCGAAAATCTGAATTCGCATTTGAAGAGTCATCTAAAGTCAGATTTAAACTTGGTTGAGTTTTTCACTCATTTTGAAAGGGTTGTCAATGCCAAGCGTTATAATGAATCAAAAGCAGAATATGATTCCATTCATAAGCTTCCAAGATTGAAAATGGAAAAAGCCCTAATGTTAATACAAGCGGGTAATCTTTACACGCCAAAAATATTTGAAGAGTTTCAAGAAGATTATGAAGAATTCTTAGGTGCTTACATACAAGATCACAAAGAAGACCAATTAATGCATATCTACACAGTTGCGAATATCAACAAGACTAAGGAGCAAATAGTGGTAAGCAATGCTTTGAAGCAGACTGTTTATTGTGATTGTCGCAAGTTTGAGACTCATGGAATTCTTTGTAGTCATGCTTTAAACGTGTTAGACATCATGAATATCAAATTGATCCCGGATCATTATATACTTAAGAGATGGACAAGAGACGCAAGACGTGGACTCAGACATGATGGGAATGAAAAACTTAAAGAAGTAGATATGACAACTCATTTTACCAGCCGTTACAGAGAGTTATGCCCTCGTATTGGAAGTTTGGTAAATCGAGCATGTGAATCCCATGAAACCTACACTTTTATGTCCAAGGTTTGTGAAGAGTCTATGAAAATTGTTGAACAAATGCTAGCTAAAAGACAGTGTGTGGGTGAAGAAGTAACAAAGACATGTCATGTATCAATATCAATGACGAATGAAGACCCTGGAAAAGCTTTAGATACGATTGATTATAGTAGCGCAAAGGGTATAAAGAAAAAGGAGtgcccttacaaaaaaaaaagaagtcgaCCAAAGACTTTGTTAGAGAAAAGCAATCGAAAGGCTAACGTAAAACCCAAACAAAGGCGCAAAAATTCTATGATTTATTATCTGGACAGCTTTGTAGACTTCTGA
- the LOC141609158 gene encoding uncharacterized protein LOC141609158: MVYTGRMCRTATIDIDEFCWFTIVEEGEKCGNYKRDVDAIFFINSEGELERVVDDKGAQIMCKIAVSERVVECYLVSAGFFVNLMHLIEGNDKESNLTSLVKCSKELTPRRKVGIRYPSQKHGPLQKNTKKSNSTSTSHTVIKEPHSETLNSTPPKTSQKESQASTILQRKSPRITPKNLEFDTPECTFDFNDITINDAFNTYEEESDLASLSTSAVVEEDSKEEGEPDYEPDCEELSDDEGSDVEARELIENEAEENLLEQDILYDGISDDEELQEVKDKVKVWNANALKIVKQLELEAASTLLPGQEPAVTGAESSGSKEGCESDYDKSGDEVDTPGESDDDFVPGKRRKTSIPVVNEHSDFTKLKWCVGIRFSTREFFRDCVTRYSIAQDRNCTFVVSDKSRGRRLGVRCKKDCPFKLYGSWDNTQACFFG, encoded by the coding sequence ATGGTGTATACGGGTAGAATGTGTAGGACTGCAACTATTGACATAGATGAGTTTTGTTGGTTTACCATTGTTGAGGAGGGTGAGAAGTGTGGGAATTATAAAAGGGATGTTGATGCTATATTTTTTATAAATTCCGAAGGTGAATTAGAGAGAGTAGTAGATGATAAAGGGGCtcaaattatgtgtaaaatagcTGTATCTGAGAGGGTTGTTGAATGCTACCTGGTTTCTGCTGGTTTTTTTGTTAACTTAATGCATTTAATTGAGGGTAATGATAAAGAAAGTAACTTAACAAGTCTTGTTAAGTGTTCCAAGGAATTGACCCCAAGGAGAAAGGTTGGAATAAGATACCCATCTCAAAAGCATGGACCACTTCAAAAAAACACTAAAAAAAGCAACTCTACCTCTACCTCTCACACTGTTATTAAAGAACCACATTCTGAAACCCTAAACTCAACACCTCCCAAAACCTCACAAAAGGAAAGCCAAGCATCTACAATACTCCAAAGAAAATCACCTAGAATTACCCCAAAAAACCTTGAATTTGATACTCCAGAATGTACCTTTGATTTCAATGACATTACTATAAATGATGCATTTAATACATATGAGGAAGAGTCAGATCTAGCAAGTCTTAGTACTTCTGCCGTGGTGGAGGAAGATTCAAAAGAGGAAGGTGAGCCTGATTATGAGCCTGATTGTGAGGAGTTAAGTGATGATGAGGGAAGTGATGTAGAAGCTAGGGAGTTAATTGAAAATGAGGCCGAGGAGAATTTGTTAGAGCAAGATATTTTGTATGATGGCATCTCAGATGATGAAGAGCTACAAGAAGTTAAGGACAAAGTTAAGGTGTGGAATGCCAATGCTTTGAAAATAGTTAAGCAACTTGAACTAGAAGCTGCATCCACACTCTTACCTGGTCAAGAACCTGCTGTCACTGGAGCTGAAAGTAGTGGATCAAAGGAGGGTTGTGAGAGTGACTATGACAAGAGTGGTGATGAAGTAGACACTCCTGGTGAAAGTGACGATGATTTTGTACCAGGTAAGAGGAGAAAGACTTCAATACCTGTTGTTAATGAGCATTCTGACTTTACTAAGTTAAAGTGGTGTGTAGGGATTAGATTCTCTACAAGAGAGTTCTTTAGGGATTGTGTTACTAGATATTCTATAGCACAAGATAGAAATTGTACATTTGTGGTGAGTGATAAATCAAGGGGTAGAAGACTTGGAGTAAGGTGTAAAAAAGATTGTCCATTCAAATTGTATGGTAGTTGGGATAATACGCAAGCTTGTTTTTTTGGTTAA